AAACTCTGTTAAACCTAACTTTTGATCTCTATACTTTTGCTCTAGTACCTTTACTTTCCTTCTTTTTAGGTTATTAGTTATCAACGTTCTAACTTCAATATTCTTAGGATTAACTAATAATAAATCCCTAACAGAATCACTAAGCTTATAGTTGTCGTTTCCATAGTCACTGACAGAGCGAATAATTAAGCTTGTTTTAGATAATTCATTTATTGATTCTGTAATTTCTTCATTAGTAAAATCTAAAAACTCAATTAATTCAGACTTTGTAGAATCTCCTGTAGCATATATTGCCTCTAATATAGCAATAGACTCTTTTCTAAGAGACTCAATTAAGTTTGTATACGAAAATAAAGCAATATTTTTTTGAGATTTATCAATTGACAGTGTAATATCAATACCCTTAATATATAAATCAATTGTTAATCTAATAGCAAGAGGGTTATTATTTGCAGCTTCAGCTATTCTTTCTAGATCTTCGTGATTGAAATTATTAACACCTCTTTTTCTAAAATAATTCCTACCTAAATTAACTGCATGCTTTTTATCTAAAGGCTCTAAAGACACCGTAGTTGCCGAGTCAATAGATATTCTACTAGTAACTATGACTCTCCACAGTAAAGGAAGTGATTGGTTAAATTCTATAAATTTTTCTTGAGAATGCATTAATAAGGTCTCAAGATTATCGATACATATTAATATCCTTCTTTCTTCTAATTTATTTAAAGCATCATCAAAGGATGTAAGTTCCTCACCACTATAAATCTCTTTAAGGTCATTTAATATTGATTCCTTAATTTGCTCAATTCCATTTATAGCTTCTATTTTTTCAACACCATCAGCTGTTAATCTTTCATTCTTTAATGTGCAAAATACTACAGCCTCAATCTTACCACTCCATTCCGGACTTAGAGTTAAGTCTTTTAGATATTGTAATATTAGAGCTGTCTTACCTACACCACCTGGAGCAACAACAGCAATGAGATTATTTCTTGCTTTTGACAAGACATTATTAAGATCTTTGAATTCTTTATCTCTACCTAACAATCCTGTAATCTCATGATCAAAAGAATTGGGAAGAGAATTAGGTATAGCCCATTTTACGCTATTTAACCATTCATCTGGTGGAGAAGTTATATTCCCTGCTTCAGCAGAAATTAAGGCCTTTCTAACTCTAGTTAGTTTAAGTTTTTCAATTAAGGGGTCACTCGCAATAGTTGCCGCACGATACCAGTAACAATCAGGAAATGGTCGATTAGGGTGACTAACAGCATTTCTAATATCGAATATTTTCATCAACGAAGAATATTCTTTCAAAGACTTCATATAAGCATGAAAAACAGTACCTTTAGTAACATCTATAGCAAAATTAAAAACCTCATTTAAGTAACTAGATTCTATTATTATGGATAGATCATCATTACTGATGTTATTTCCTTTTGTTTTTTCTCTTGATATTACTTCATTTTTATTCCCTATTGAAATATCTTCCTCCAGCTCCTCATTTTGCAACACATATTCGCCTAAGGCTTTTTCTAATGCATAAACGATCATGGCTGCTTTCATTCTTAAGTCTTGCTGATCCATTTTTATATGTTTAGTTTATTATTGGAGTTAGTTTTAGCTCTATCCTCCCAAAATATAACCATAGTCAATTCCACACAACTTTTTATTGAAATAACACTATTTTAAGGTTAGTTATAAAGAGTTAAGAAGATTCCTATCTAATAAAAAAGCTTACAAGATTAAAATCTTAATTTACTTCCCTCCTCCTTCCATCCTGCATATCCAGGAGTCGACTTTTACCTACACGACCTGTAAATCAACACTTTGACCCCTACTTTTTCGATTCCACTTTCACTTCTGCTCTGTTTCTAGCTGAGAGTTGTAATACAATTCAATCGGGTATTTCGAATAGGTAAGTAAGTTCTCCTCAATCTTGAATTTTTTATTTCTGATAGATCTTTTCCTGAAACCTAATACATCCTGTATTCTTCCGCTCGATCATAAGCATGACAAAGGCATAATACAGGTTCCAGTTGTTTTTGATATAAGCGTTTCTGAAGTGTTTCCATGTTCCTGTGTTGACCTCACCTGTAGCTAGGTTGACTACCTCTAGCATTTCAGCCAAGACAAGGTCTGTCAGGAGTGTTGAGGTATCAGCCTTACGCACCTTCTTCACTCAGTTCATCTTCTCTCCTACTCCTTGCGTTTCTGACTTTCAGGAACAGTTCCCCTACATCCGGCTCCTGCTTACCTTGGGCATTCTGTGTACTTAAAAGACCTGTAGTAATTGCCTCTGACATTATCTGATCTAAAAGAATTAATTCATATGTAGTGAAGTCTCTCAGCATTTCTCTGTTCTCTTGTCTGTCCATGATTAGAAAAGTTGTTTTTGGCCGTTGTAAATCGAATCAAGAAATTGAACACCTCGCTTTGTCCACTTCAGATGCCCACGGTCTTTACCTCCATGCTCTCCCCAAGTCAGTCGGGCAATCTCAAAGCCGAGGCTTGCAGGTGAGTACCTGGCTGTCAGTAACCAAGTGTTGTTCCCTGCGGGATCTCGCTTGATAATCTTTCGGTCTACAAGGTCACGGTTCATCTTTATGGCTGAGGAGAAACCGAAATACTTACTGATCTGTTCGGTATTCAGTAGCCCGTTGTGATCACAGAAGCGTTCCCATGCTCGTGCTTTTGGCATCAAGACCATTACTTCTTGTTCTACCTTTTTCCTTTCCTCCATCTGGTCAGCCCAAGCCCTTGCCGCTGCAACTGGGTCATTGAAGTTGGGTAATGAAGTATTGATTTGCTGTAAGGCTACTTTCTCCATCTTGATCAGGTAGCGTCTGTACTGCCGACCTAATTCATTATTCTCCACCATGCAAAGCTCCTTTGCCATTGACAGGGTGATGGCGTAATCCACCTTGTTATGACCACCCCAACTTGCTTCCCCATTTTGGGAAGCAAGTTTTTCAAAGTCTTCCCCTTCAATAAATCCATACTTATCAATTCTTAGCTCCATCCATGTAGTGAAGCGTTTCCCTACTCGCAGTTTTGTATGCAACTCTCTTGCACTGACCACCTGCTGTCCATTGTGGTCTTGAGATATAGTTATCAGTTGATGCATTGTATTCTTGGTTGAAGATTTAAACATTTGCCACTGCTTCTTCCCAGTGACCTAAAAGGATTTCTGTGAGCTTCTTTCCTCCTACCCGCTTGAGCCCATTCTTTTGCCTTTCTAGGTTATCCCGGAAAAACTCACGGCTCAGTCCTGTGACGGTATTGCGGCAGGTCACCAGCTCCTTGTCAATTGCCACCACGTAGTAGTAGGTTCTGCCTCTGATCTCATTGTTCCAGAAGGTCCTTTTGACAAAGAGGTCTTTTTCCTGTATTTCGATCTTGTGTGTGATCATCGGTTTTGTTGGTTATTTCCTGTAAGATTCTTCTCGATCCAATGGCACAATACTTACCATCTCTTTTAAGCGATCGACCATCCTGAAATCATACCGGTCCCTGATCTCTTTCATGGGAAGATTTGTGGTAAAATGGCTTTTAAAGCCGTTATCCTTGAACATCCGATGTCGGAAATAGATGATGTCATTCATTGGGGCGATCGTGTTACCATACCGCTTTACTTCTCCTTCCAAGCCAAAATCATCAAAGATCATATGTTGCTTTTTCCGGTAACCTTCCGTGAAGCTGTCATTGGACATAGCCTCAATCCGGATATCATGGCAGTAGTAGAGCTTAGCGTTGAAATCTGGAAACCTTTGCCTAAAGTGTTTCATGACACTGGTCTTGCCGATACCTGGCGCGCCTGACAGCAGCAACCCTTTACTGGGATCTATGTTGTATTGTTTGCACAAAAAGCTATAACCAAGACAGTAAGCGGTCATCATGCCATAGAGCTCTTTTGTCCAGTCATCCAGCTGCCCGTATAGCTTTTCAGCCTCAAGGCACATATTCCACCAGCAATTCCGTGCATACTGCCTTTGTTGCTCTTCAGTCATTTGAGCCGTTAATAGCCCTGATACCTCTTGGCTTTGCTGTGTCTTGCTGCCTGTCTCGCTTGCTCCAGTACTCTGCTTCTGTTTGGTATGCATTACCTTTGCTCTCTGCATTTCGGCTGCTGTTAGATCTCTTAGCTGTTTCATATTTATTATCATCGAAGTTTTCAATGAAAAGATTCACATCACATCGGAGGTGTTCATCGTTGTTGTAGCTCTTACCATCTCTGCTTTTAGCATAGGCTGCTAGTATCTTATCCCGTCTGATCTCACCACCACATCTGTCTTTTAGTCTGTTGAACACTGGGACGTAGTTCTCTTTGTAGTAGCCGATGATATCATCCACTGCCTTGCCATCCACAGAGTAGTTGGCATTACGAAGGGGGGTGCTGCGCAACTGGGGGGTTGTCTCTTCAGGTTGATAGTTTTCGTCAGAAGGCGAAGGTGTTTTGTGCTCATTTGAAAAATCCACCTCCTCGCACACGCGCTCTTCTCTCTCTCTATTTGTATATATCTTCTTTGTATATATCTTCTTTATTAGTGTCAGGTTTTCCGTGAGTGGATTATCCATTACTGGTTTTTCCACTCTTGGGTTTTCCGTGAGTGGATAATCCGTTACTGGATAACCTGATTCTGGTTTAAAAACTGGCTGGTCAGCAAACTCCCAGCTGTAGTCACTAAACCTACCGTGGTCATCCCTAACTTTTACTCTTTTGGCATACCCATGCTTTTCAAGTTCAGCAAGTGTGTTGCCGACAGAGGTTACACCCTCCTTACAATACTTGGCTATACCTTTTGTGTTGAATTTCCAGTCTTCAGGAAAAGACTTGCATTGTGCCAAAAGACCTTTAGCCTTTAAGGAAAGGTTTGGATTCTGTAGAAAAGGATTTATTAACTTTGTAAATCCTCCGTGCTTAGGAACCTTGTTCACACACATATCAGTTACTATATTTGGAGTGAGATTCTTATTGAGGGCAGCCTACAGATTGCAAATAGAGGCTGCCCTTTTTATTAGTTCTTTGCATATCCTATCTCAACCTGTCTATTCAGTCTGGATAGTACCATTTGCCTGAAGTGGCATAGCGCTGTCTCGTAGCATGCGAATGTCTTGTGAGGCTTTCCGCTTTCGTGTATGTCATATTGCGTTTTCATCCCCTCAACTTCTATCATGAACATCTCGATATCTTCGTGCCTCTTGATCATCTCACAGCTAACAGGTCTGTTTGCGATCAGTTGGTAGTTCATCTTTTTGAATTGCTGCTAACGAATAGGTTTATCTGTGTTCTATGAGAGGGAAATGATGGCACACTTGAACTCATTATCGAATTCCTCCACGATTGCATCAAAGATCTCATCCTTGCGTTCCTCCTCCTTCTGATACAGGTCCATGGATTCCAGACTGAACTCTACACTGTGGCTGGTACATTCGGCACAAATCATTACAGACAGTTCTTCAGCTTCCAGACCTTGGAATACCGGCAATCTCAGTGTGATCATTTCTGGCACATCTGATTGCACTCGACGCTCAAAAAGTAGGCGGGCATTACCTCGCTTGTCCTGCTCATTCTCAATGTCAGACTCAATACGTGCCTTGAACTGCTCCAACGACCTGATTGTCTTGTTGGCTTCCTCCTGGCTTACAAAGTAGAAGCGAGTCTTACGGAAGAACTTGGCCAGCTCCTTATCTGTGTAGACTTTACCAGTGTTGATGCCAAATGCATCCAGTATTTCAGCACGTTTCAACTCCCCTTTTACCGTATCGTGGTAAGCGTTGTGATGATTGGTTACCAGTGTGATTGCGGCATTCAGCCTATCAATTTTCAGGTGACACTCATCTTTATTGAGCAGTTCCTTTTGGCTTTCCATCCATTGTTGTGGCGCATAGATGGATCCAGTTATTACTACAGTTTTAGGTTCTTTCAGCGGCAGTGCTACCCCATGCCTGATGATTACCTCGTTGCCAGTGTTCTCCAGTTTCAGATGCAAAGTTTCTTGTTCCATTTCTTAGTTGAGTTTAAAGTGTTTAGGTGAATTGATATGCAGTTGTCTCTCACGAGGAGTCAATGGGCGGGCTGTTATCAGGAAACCCTCCGAGTCGTAAAGCCCCATTACCTCTTCCTCATAATTTGGGATCAGGTAACATGTAGTGCGAACCAGTTCACCGCCTACAGTCAGCTTCTTGGTGATATCCTTGATAGACTCCTTGGCTTCCTTAATGACAGCCCTCAATGGGGCTGACATACCCTTGAGCTTGTCCTCCACTTTGACCAGCTCCTTGTTCAGTTCAATAAGCTTTTCTTCCAGCTCATCGATTTGGGACTCGTCAAATGCCTTGACATACTCGTGGTCATCAATAATGCCCACATTGTAGCTGTTCAGCATCTCCTTCTTCTCTGAGGGTGTCAGCTTATCGGCACCCTCGAAGTAGTTGTTTTTGAAACTCATGTGTACTGAGTGGTTTATGTGAAAAATTGATTTTAGTTGATATGAGTAGCTACCCATTCACCCATCTTTTTGGATAGACGATAACGGGGCTTCGTATATGCTACGTTATTCGATTTTTGAGGCATGCCTAACATCTGCATCATCTCACTCATAGAAATATCCGCAGCGCTTACGGGAGTAGCCTCAAACGTCATTTCTCTTTCAGTCTCGTCTTCCCACAGACTAGCACCGTAACCGGGCCACTCATTCTTTGCTTTGCATTCCTTGTAAAGCTCCAGCAGCTCCTTGTACTTTCGCTCGCCTCTCTTGAGGATGGTATCATCCACCTCAATCAATGACCAGGCATAAGGCGGCTCTTTCTCCACTGCTAGGAAGTAGAATTTCATTCCCTCTTCCCACAGTCCTGCAGCTTCAGCAGCAGCCTTGTAAAATGCCGCCTGACGGTCATAGTCATAGGCGAAGGTGGCTTTGCGCTTGAACTCTTCAGGCTTGGCACTGACAGCGGTCTTGAGGTCCAGCACAAACTTTCCCTTTACCACCATATCCAGCTTGGACTTGCAGGGTACACCTTCCATCTCAAAGAAGATTTCATGCTCCAGTAGCGTGTTTTTTCTAAAGAAGTTGAGGTGGTAATCCAGTGTATCGCATTTGTTGAGTGACTCAGCCATATCCTTAGCCTTGTCGGCTTCATCCTGACTGATCAGCTGCAAGCCAGCTTCCAAGGCTTCGGTATTGGCTGCCTTGCCAACCTTTGTTCTGCCATCCTGCTTTACTGCCCAACGCTTGTCCACCTTATGGGGCTCCAGCACTTTCTCATGCAGGTATCTGCCAAAGTTCATAGGGTTAGTATCCTTGTCCAGATCGCCATCAAGAAACGCCTTGAAGTGCATCGGGCTTTGCTTCAGGTAAGACAGGGAGCTATTGCTCACCCTGTCTTTGATGCTGTAATAGTCTTGTTTTTGTGTCATTTGATTACAAGTGGGTTAATGCTGTAGTTGTGGATATTCTTGTCGCCCTTGACTATGACGCCTTGATAGGTCACAAGCCATGCGGACTTTTGGGGTTGCCTGTAGCCAGTGATGGTATTCGCCTTCTTGTTGTATTGCAGAAAGAAGTTGACAATGCTTGCCCTTGCTGTGGAAACAATTCTGATCTGGGTCTTCTGTGTGCTGTCCACATAGGCTTCCGCAAACTGTACATAGGGAAGTGTCAGTACATCCTTGTTTCCGTATTTGGACTCGAAGGTGCAGAAGTCATGGCCCATAAACATCAGGCGTCTGGACTCATTCATAAGCGTTGGGTTCCAAACATCACCCGACATATTGAGTGGTGCAGCCTCGGCGTCTTGCATGGCTTGCAGTACATCATCTGCATTGGTCAGGTCTGCCTTTACCTGATTATCCAAGTTGATCTTGGTGGCGGCTACCTGATTGGCAGCACCTCTAATTTCTTGCAGCTCGTTCTTCTGTTCTGGGGTTCTGTTTTGCTCTTCCATATCTAAAAAGATTAAATCTGTGAATGTGAATAGTAAATAGTATGCGATGCCTGCCAACACCAGCATAAGCGGGATGACAGAAAACATGCGTAATGCCCTGTTATCTTTTTCTTCGTAGTAGTCCATCAGTAGTTGGGTTTAGTATTTCAGCTTAGTCTAGATATTCCTCAAGGATTGTATGTTCCAACTCTTCCAGTGTGCCACACCTTTGAGCTAGACCTGTGATGTTCATCATCATGCCCTCAGGTAGCCACACCGGGCGACCTTTCAGCATCTCAATTGTTATATCGGGACCACATCCGGGATGTCCTGAGCCGTCAGGGTAATAGCTTACCTCAGGTTCCCCTAGCTCTATTACACAATCGGCAATAAGGTCCCATTCTGATCCGCAAATGCTTGCGGTCAGTTTGACGGTTGTGACTACCATAAAGTGGATATTTACATTGTTATGCGATTGATCTCTGCGAACGTTTACGGTTATTGAACT
This portion of the Limibacter armeniacum genome encodes:
- a CDS encoding ATP-binding protein — protein: MDQQDLRMKAAMIVYALEKALGEYVLQNEELEEDISIGNKNEVISREKTKGNNISNDDLSIIIESSYLNEVFNFAIDVTKGTVFHAYMKSLKEYSSLMKIFDIRNAVSHPNRPFPDCYWYRAATIASDPLIEKLKLTRVRKALISAEAGNITSPPDEWLNSVKWAIPNSLPNSFDHEITGLLGRDKEFKDLNNVLSKARNNLIAVVAPGGVGKTALILQYLKDLTLSPEWSGKIEAVVFCTLKNERLTADGVEKIEAINGIEQIKESILNDLKEIYSGEELTSFDDALNKLEERRILICIDNLETLLMHSQEKFIEFNQSLPLLWRVIVTSRISIDSATTVSLEPLDKKHAVNLGRNYFRKRGVNNFNHEDLERIAEAANNNPLAIRLTIDLYIKGIDITLSIDKSQKNIALFSYTNLIESLRKESIAILEAIYATGDSTKSELIEFLDFTNEEITESINELSKTSLIIRSVSDYGNDNYKLSDSVRDLLLVNPKNIEVRTLITNNLKRRKVKVLEQKYRDQKLGLTEFDESFVESDTEEAIYALIADLNKYTQSNIKRSHDNLVDIKKRFVDLLNYYPNNFQLHFHYSRVLKEFRDSNEIRYLNRAKELKGDNPRISLAIALYYFYNKDYHTAEFEFSNLIDKRYNDPNLSNENYSFSVTKCYLQSLLHQGKYDEIMAFTEGWEENANWYLQYGIHRASSLKRSVELEVEYSKNIQSTVKTIRASMEIFNKIFNKEGYDSSVCAEAYKLIRLFESILNYKDKYPKDFLLECVSFIASRFSEMVIRLKEVDIDSHNIQVLLKKFYNLDIENNPLHVVKWYDPKPKNVYDQEHIKELVLLDYTIVDVYHIPEDDNESFPNFIFAKDKSGDQYYLNVRNFEGGWYRWVYFEKGTKLAIKFIESKKGYNQAHTAIEIIEVEKVE
- a CDS encoding P-loop NTPase family protein, encoding MTEEQQRQYARNCWWNMCLEAEKLYGQLDDWTKELYGMMTAYCLGYSFLCKQYNIDPSKGLLLSGAPGIGKTSVMKHFRQRFPDFNAKLYYCHDIRIEAMSNDSFTEGYRKKQHMIFDDFGLEGEVKRYGNTIAPMNDIIYFRHRMFKDNGFKSHFTTNLPMKEIRDRYDFRMVDRLKEMVSIVPLDREESYRK
- a CDS encoding PD-(D/E)XK nuclease-like domain-containing protein, with translation MTQKQDYYSIKDRVSNSSLSYLKQSPMHFKAFLDGDLDKDTNPMNFGRYLHEKVLEPHKVDKRWAVKQDGRTKVGKAANTEALEAGLQLISQDEADKAKDMAESLNKCDTLDYHLNFFRKNTLLEHEIFFEMEGVPCKSKLDMVVKGKFVLDLKTAVSAKPEEFKRKATFAYDYDRQAAFYKAAAEAAGLWEEGMKFYFLAVEKEPPYAWSLIEVDDTILKRGERKYKELLELYKECKAKNEWPGYGASLWEDETEREMTFEATPVSAADISMSEMMQMLGMPQKSNNVAYTKPRYRLSKKMGEWVATHIN
- a CDS encoding helix-turn-helix domain-containing protein; this translates as MCVNKVPKHGGFTKLINPFLQNPNLSLKAKGLLAQCKSFPEDWKFNTKGIAKYCKEGVTSVGNTLAELEKHGYAKRVKVRDDHGRFSDYSWEFADQPVFKPESGYPVTDYPLTENPRVEKPVMDNPLTENLTLIKKIYTKKIYTNREREERVCEEVDFSNEHKTPSPSDENYQPEETTPQLRSTPLRNANYSVDGKAVDDIIGYYKENYVPVFNRLKDRCGGEIRRDKILAAYAKSRDGKSYNNDEHLRCDVNLFIENFDDNKYETAKRSNSSRNAESKGNAYQTEAEYWSKRDRQQDTAKPRGIRAINGSND
- a CDS encoding antA/AntB antirepressor family protein; this encodes MHQLITISQDHNGQQVVSARELHTKLRVGKRFTTWMELRIDKYGFIEGEDFEKLASQNGEASWGGHNKVDYAITLSMAKELCMVENNELGRQYRRYLIKMEKVALQQINTSLPNFNDPVAAARAWADQMEERKKVEQEVMVLMPKARAWERFCDHNGLLNTEQISKYFGFSSAIKMNRDLVDRKIIKRDPAGNNTWLLTARYSPASLGFEIARLTWGEHGGKDRGHLKWTKRGVQFLDSIYNGQKQLF